Proteins encoded by one window of Aptenodytes patagonicus chromosome 9, bAptPat1.pri.cur, whole genome shotgun sequence:
- the KIAA1210 gene encoding acrosomal protein KIAA1210 homolog isoform X2, with the protein MLKPADVTISWLRGQQRSHSHLKQERQLKSAQLQLQQNIRLGSPPLVITGKKLEDAGAVSEDDGLPRSPPEISTLHDVLTDSPSKSSNPVQRHSSLSLGGTDSEDEQIPSGASSRPISPSSSATLGAPGSRGSSFLPVDFTIPASPLGCLDTSAARHRIAINPRKQKGFTNKNQQTPQVEQLENEACLPATPEKKGNSTELLESDEHKSDWEGLSAQVGHCAKGSGSKETPGIKSPTDAARDSCDSTLVAEDSCALLQEDACLPDMDHHFKAAAPLLRPEPSPVNLEEHHSATVSYCSDESADELKLHQQSTNTEVSALPKLQQTEGEAVVFPDVLAADLFSNGVETEGIDVLADVAQRFSVNSVDPNIKDQEKGDPLFTGKVEACLGTIENHSNHAVSDTAPSMSQGAVADSESSSDIKTVTVLKPENSSVTRNDKETCEIMEFQSSKGNAEKKPDTAASVSEARCMLPPSKLEVCIKAEAVSVSKGDQGSQWANTSYISEKFSIGCLASSSLAGLKSNISSDDDSKEYQISSTASHRKTVEDSRSSDENVKSPLKTASAKPVRFTIAPAWQRSLSGGSNSKEDSYTRSSPTSPIRPELFEGMTKEYTRFDAVIQESAKTNADRFDRDSKDSDLHLNSSMEWADHEVHNVENPFGVRLRRTSSLLKYQNESRAESPKLIPSAVHTAASASVKEDQKSVGTGKPPPGLPVSTKSFVKKTDLLEDKNPPKTRSEEVAKKQNGHKPSEKVSPHLETASSEPAWVSMAKLKQKGFQDHPLAKEHKVEDKALTKVDQEEQGICASENILKKNMPSSLSSQDKKMQVKTSVSAAAGKVGPIAQEASVIPAVEKETRHSSNLPMTPCSPAEPPWLSLAKKKAKAWSEMPQIVQ; encoded by the exons ATGCTGAAGCCAGCTGACG TGACTATATCATGGCTACGGGGCCAACAGAGGTCACACAGTCACCTGAAACAGGAGAGACAGTTGAAGAGTGCACAG CTTCAATTGCAGCAGAACATCAGACTTGGATCGCCTCCTCTTGTTATAACTGGAAAGAAACTGGAAGATGCAGGTGCTGTTTCTGAAGATGATGGTTTACCTAGAAGCCCTCCTGAAATTTCAACCCTTCATGATGTTCTGACAGACTCACCAAGCAAG TCCTCCAACCCTGTTCAGCGTCATAGCTCTTTGAGTTTAGGCGGGACAGACAGTGAAGATGAACAG ATACCTTCTGGAGCTTCTTCCAGGCCCATCAGTCCTTCATCCTCTGCCACTCTGGGGGCCCCCGGCTCACGAGGCAGCAGCTTCCTTCCCGTTGACTTCACCATCCCTGCCAGTCCCCTCGGCTGCCTGGACACCTCAGCAGCCAGGCACAGGATTGCCATAAACCCCCGGAAACAGAAAGGCTTTACGAACAAGAATCAGCAAACCCCCCAg GTGGAACAGCTGGAAAATGAAGCATGTCTTCCTGCAACtccagaaaagaagggaaattcAACAGAATTACTTGAGAGTGACGAGCATAAAAGTGATTGGGAAG GATTATCAGCCCAGGTGGGACACTGTGCAAAGGGAAGTGGTTCTAAGGAGACACCAGGTATAAAAAGTCCCACTGATGCTGCCCGTGACTCTTGTGATTCCACACTTGTGGCAGAAGACTCTTGTGCTTTGCTGCAAGAGGATGCGTGCCTTCCAGACATGGACCATCACTTTAAAGCAGCTGCACCCCTTCTGAGACCTGAGCCTTCTCCAGTGAACCTGGAGGAACACCACAGTGCAACAGTGTCGTACTGTTCAGATGAGTCTGCTGATGAATTGAAATTACATCAGCAAAGTACCAATACTGAAGTATCTGCACTTCCAAAATTGCAACAAACTGAAGGAGAAGCTGTTGTGTTTCCAGACGTACTAGCAGCTGACTTGTTTAGCAATGGTGTGGAAACAGAGGGCATAGATGTATTGGCAGATGTTGCACAAAGGTTCTCAGTAAATTCTGTGGACCCAAACATCAAAGACCAGGAAAAGGGGGATCCACTGTTTACTGGCAAAGTAGAAGCCTGCTTGGGTACTATTGAGAATCATTCCAACCATGCTGTCTCAGATACTGCACCAAGCATGTCACAGGGTGCAGTAGCCGATTCAGAGTCATCTTCTGACATCAAGACAGTGACTGTTTTGAAGCCTGAAAACAGTTCAGTAACAAGAAATGACAAAGAAACTTGTGAAATAATGGAATTTCAGTCATCCAAaggcaatgcagaaaaaaaaccagacactGCTGCATCTGTCTCGGAAGCACGTTGCATGCTACCTCCCAGTAAATTGGAAGTATGTATTAAAGCAGAAGCTGTTTCTGTTTCGAAGGGTGACCAAGGCAGTCAATGGGCCAACACAtcatacatttctgaaaaattttcCATTGGATGTCTTGCCTCTTCAAGTTTGGCTGGCTTGAAGAGTAATATCTCTTCTGATGATGACAGTAAGGAGTACCAGATAAGCAGTacagcttctcacagaaaaaCAGTGGAAGACAGTCGATCTTCagatgaaaatgtaaaaagtCCACTGAAGACTGCTTCTGCTAAACCAGTCAGATTTACTATTGCACCAGCATGGCAAAGATCTCTCTCAGGTGGTTCAAATTCAAAGGAAGATTCCTATACCAGAAGTTCCCCAACATCCCCTATAAGACCAGAGTTGTTTGAAGGAATGACAAAAGAATACACACGTTTTGATGCAGTCATCCAGGAATCAGCAAAAACCAATGCAGATAGATTTGATCGAGATTCTAAGGACAGTGATTTGCATTTGAATTCTTCTATGGAGTGGGCTGACCATGAAGTACATAATGTTGAAAACCCGTTTGGGGTCAGACTAAGGAGAACGTCTTCTTTACTAAAATACCAGAATGAAAGCCGTGCTGAGTCTCCAAAGCTGATCCCCTCAGCTGTtcacactgctgcttctgcttcagtcAAGGAGGATCAGAAATCAGTGGGCACTGGGAAGCCACCTCCAGGCCTTCCTGTCAGCACAAAatcatttgttaaaaaaacagaTCTCCTAGAAGACAAAAATCCTCCCAAGACAAGATCAGAAGAAGTGGCAAAGAAGCAGAATGGTCATAaaccttcag AAAAAGTCTCTCCACATTTGGAAACTGCTTCCTCTGAACCAGCTTGGGTCTCCATggcaaaactaaaacaaaaggGTTTCCAGGACCACCCTCTTGCCAAAGAACATAAAGTTGAAGACAAAGCTTTGACCAAAGTGGATCAAGAGGAG CAAGGGATCTGTGCTAGTGAGAACATACTGAAGAAGAATATGCCTTCCAGCTTGAGCTCTCAGGACAAGAAAATGCAAGTGAAGACCAGTGTGTCTGCTGCAGCAG
- the KIAA1210 gene encoding acrosomal protein KIAA1210 homolog isoform X1: MATGPTEVTQSPETGETVEECTGKKKSKFQTFKNFFAKKKRKEPPPPRGESNLKPSQSSSDVSISVLDTTALHSPKEAGPKGSMGNKALSHDSVFIFESAPGNVAGDMLSQENIPGRVKTLQLQLQQNIRLGSPPLVITGKKLEDAGAVSEDDGLPRSPPEISTLHDVLTDSPSKSSNPVQRHSSLSLGGTDSEDEQIPSGASSRPISPSSSATLGAPGSRGSSFLPVDFTIPASPLGCLDTSAARHRIAINPRKQKGFTNKNQQTPQVEQLENEACLPATPEKKGNSTELLESDEHKSDWEGLSAQVGHCAKGSGSKETPGIKSPTDAARDSCDSTLVAEDSCALLQEDACLPDMDHHFKAAAPLLRPEPSPVNLEEHHSATVSYCSDESADELKLHQQSTNTEVSALPKLQQTEGEAVVFPDVLAADLFSNGVETEGIDVLADVAQRFSVNSVDPNIKDQEKGDPLFTGKVEACLGTIENHSNHAVSDTAPSMSQGAVADSESSSDIKTVTVLKPENSSVTRNDKETCEIMEFQSSKGNAEKKPDTAASVSEARCMLPPSKLEVCIKAEAVSVSKGDQGSQWANTSYISEKFSIGCLASSSLAGLKSNISSDDDSKEYQISSTASHRKTVEDSRSSDENVKSPLKTASAKPVRFTIAPAWQRSLSGGSNSKEDSYTRSSPTSPIRPELFEGMTKEYTRFDAVIQESAKTNADRFDRDSKDSDLHLNSSMEWADHEVHNVENPFGVRLRRTSSLLKYQNESRAESPKLIPSAVHTAASASVKEDQKSVGTGKPPPGLPVSTKSFVKKTDLLEDKNPPKTRSEEVAKKQNGHKPSEKVSPHLETASSEPAWVSMAKLKQKGFQDHPLAKEHKVEDKALTKVDQEEQGICASENILKKNMPSSLSSQDKKMQVKTSVSAAAGKVGPIAQEASVIPAVEKETRHSSNLPMTPCSPAEPPWLSLAKKKAKAWSEMPQIVQ; this comes from the exons ATGGCTACGGGGCCAACAGAGGTCACACAGTCACCTGAAACAGGAGAGACAGTTGAAGAGTGCACAG gaaagaaaaaatccaaatttcaGACTTTCAAGAACTTCTTtgccaagaagaaaaggaaagagccTCCACCTCCCAGGGGGGAGAGTAATTTAAAACCTAGCCAGTCCAGCAGCGATGTCAGCATCTCTGTGCTCGACACTACTGCGCTTCATTCACCGAAGGAGGCTGG GCCCAAAGGAAGCATGGGAAACAAAGCCTTGTCCCATGACAGCGTCTTCATTTTTGAGTCTGCACCAGGAAATGTGGCAGGTGACATGTTGTCTCAGGAAAACATACCTGGAAGAGTGAAAACTTTGCAG CTTCAATTGCAGCAGAACATCAGACTTGGATCGCCTCCTCTTGTTATAACTGGAAAGAAACTGGAAGATGCAGGTGCTGTTTCTGAAGATGATGGTTTACCTAGAAGCCCTCCTGAAATTTCAACCCTTCATGATGTTCTGACAGACTCACCAAGCAAG TCCTCCAACCCTGTTCAGCGTCATAGCTCTTTGAGTTTAGGCGGGACAGACAGTGAAGATGAACAG ATACCTTCTGGAGCTTCTTCCAGGCCCATCAGTCCTTCATCCTCTGCCACTCTGGGGGCCCCCGGCTCACGAGGCAGCAGCTTCCTTCCCGTTGACTTCACCATCCCTGCCAGTCCCCTCGGCTGCCTGGACACCTCAGCAGCCAGGCACAGGATTGCCATAAACCCCCGGAAACAGAAAGGCTTTACGAACAAGAATCAGCAAACCCCCCAg GTGGAACAGCTGGAAAATGAAGCATGTCTTCCTGCAACtccagaaaagaagggaaattcAACAGAATTACTTGAGAGTGACGAGCATAAAAGTGATTGGGAAG GATTATCAGCCCAGGTGGGACACTGTGCAAAGGGAAGTGGTTCTAAGGAGACACCAGGTATAAAAAGTCCCACTGATGCTGCCCGTGACTCTTGTGATTCCACACTTGTGGCAGAAGACTCTTGTGCTTTGCTGCAAGAGGATGCGTGCCTTCCAGACATGGACCATCACTTTAAAGCAGCTGCACCCCTTCTGAGACCTGAGCCTTCTCCAGTGAACCTGGAGGAACACCACAGTGCAACAGTGTCGTACTGTTCAGATGAGTCTGCTGATGAATTGAAATTACATCAGCAAAGTACCAATACTGAAGTATCTGCACTTCCAAAATTGCAACAAACTGAAGGAGAAGCTGTTGTGTTTCCAGACGTACTAGCAGCTGACTTGTTTAGCAATGGTGTGGAAACAGAGGGCATAGATGTATTGGCAGATGTTGCACAAAGGTTCTCAGTAAATTCTGTGGACCCAAACATCAAAGACCAGGAAAAGGGGGATCCACTGTTTACTGGCAAAGTAGAAGCCTGCTTGGGTACTATTGAGAATCATTCCAACCATGCTGTCTCAGATACTGCACCAAGCATGTCACAGGGTGCAGTAGCCGATTCAGAGTCATCTTCTGACATCAAGACAGTGACTGTTTTGAAGCCTGAAAACAGTTCAGTAACAAGAAATGACAAAGAAACTTGTGAAATAATGGAATTTCAGTCATCCAAaggcaatgcagaaaaaaaaccagacactGCTGCATCTGTCTCGGAAGCACGTTGCATGCTACCTCCCAGTAAATTGGAAGTATGTATTAAAGCAGAAGCTGTTTCTGTTTCGAAGGGTGACCAAGGCAGTCAATGGGCCAACACAtcatacatttctgaaaaattttcCATTGGATGTCTTGCCTCTTCAAGTTTGGCTGGCTTGAAGAGTAATATCTCTTCTGATGATGACAGTAAGGAGTACCAGATAAGCAGTacagcttctcacagaaaaaCAGTGGAAGACAGTCGATCTTCagatgaaaatgtaaaaagtCCACTGAAGACTGCTTCTGCTAAACCAGTCAGATTTACTATTGCACCAGCATGGCAAAGATCTCTCTCAGGTGGTTCAAATTCAAAGGAAGATTCCTATACCAGAAGTTCCCCAACATCCCCTATAAGACCAGAGTTGTTTGAAGGAATGACAAAAGAATACACACGTTTTGATGCAGTCATCCAGGAATCAGCAAAAACCAATGCAGATAGATTTGATCGAGATTCTAAGGACAGTGATTTGCATTTGAATTCTTCTATGGAGTGGGCTGACCATGAAGTACATAATGTTGAAAACCCGTTTGGGGTCAGACTAAGGAGAACGTCTTCTTTACTAAAATACCAGAATGAAAGCCGTGCTGAGTCTCCAAAGCTGATCCCCTCAGCTGTtcacactgctgcttctgcttcagtcAAGGAGGATCAGAAATCAGTGGGCACTGGGAAGCCACCTCCAGGCCTTCCTGTCAGCACAAAatcatttgttaaaaaaacagaTCTCCTAGAAGACAAAAATCCTCCCAAGACAAGATCAGAAGAAGTGGCAAAGAAGCAGAATGGTCATAaaccttcag AAAAAGTCTCTCCACATTTGGAAACTGCTTCCTCTGAACCAGCTTGGGTCTCCATggcaaaactaaaacaaaaggGTTTCCAGGACCACCCTCTTGCCAAAGAACATAAAGTTGAAGACAAAGCTTTGACCAAAGTGGATCAAGAGGAG CAAGGGATCTGTGCTAGTGAGAACATACTGAAGAAGAATATGCCTTCCAGCTTGAGCTCTCAGGACAAGAAAATGCAAGTGAAGACCAGTGTGTCTGCTGCAGCAG
- the KIAA1210 gene encoding acrosomal protein KIAA1210 homolog isoform X3: MTISWLRGQQRSHSHLKQERQLKSAQLQLQQNIRLGSPPLVITGKKLEDAGAVSEDDGLPRSPPEISTLHDVLTDSPSKSSNPVQRHSSLSLGGTDSEDEQIPSGASSRPISPSSSATLGAPGSRGSSFLPVDFTIPASPLGCLDTSAARHRIAINPRKQKGFTNKNQQTPQVEQLENEACLPATPEKKGNSTELLESDEHKSDWEGLSAQVGHCAKGSGSKETPGIKSPTDAARDSCDSTLVAEDSCALLQEDACLPDMDHHFKAAAPLLRPEPSPVNLEEHHSATVSYCSDESADELKLHQQSTNTEVSALPKLQQTEGEAVVFPDVLAADLFSNGVETEGIDVLADVAQRFSVNSVDPNIKDQEKGDPLFTGKVEACLGTIENHSNHAVSDTAPSMSQGAVADSESSSDIKTVTVLKPENSSVTRNDKETCEIMEFQSSKGNAEKKPDTAASVSEARCMLPPSKLEVCIKAEAVSVSKGDQGSQWANTSYISEKFSIGCLASSSLAGLKSNISSDDDSKEYQISSTASHRKTVEDSRSSDENVKSPLKTASAKPVRFTIAPAWQRSLSGGSNSKEDSYTRSSPTSPIRPELFEGMTKEYTRFDAVIQESAKTNADRFDRDSKDSDLHLNSSMEWADHEVHNVENPFGVRLRRTSSLLKYQNESRAESPKLIPSAVHTAASASVKEDQKSVGTGKPPPGLPVSTKSFVKKTDLLEDKNPPKTRSEEVAKKQNGHKPSEKVSPHLETASSEPAWVSMAKLKQKGFQDHPLAKEHKVEDKALTKVDQEEQGICASENILKKNMPSSLSSQDKKMQVKTSVSAAAGKVGPIAQEASVIPAVEKETRHSSNLPMTPCSPAEPPWLSLAKKKAKAWSEMPQIVQ; encoded by the exons TGACTATATCATGGCTACGGGGCCAACAGAGGTCACACAGTCACCTGAAACAGGAGAGACAGTTGAAGAGTGCACAG CTTCAATTGCAGCAGAACATCAGACTTGGATCGCCTCCTCTTGTTATAACTGGAAAGAAACTGGAAGATGCAGGTGCTGTTTCTGAAGATGATGGTTTACCTAGAAGCCCTCCTGAAATTTCAACCCTTCATGATGTTCTGACAGACTCACCAAGCAAG TCCTCCAACCCTGTTCAGCGTCATAGCTCTTTGAGTTTAGGCGGGACAGACAGTGAAGATGAACAG ATACCTTCTGGAGCTTCTTCCAGGCCCATCAGTCCTTCATCCTCTGCCACTCTGGGGGCCCCCGGCTCACGAGGCAGCAGCTTCCTTCCCGTTGACTTCACCATCCCTGCCAGTCCCCTCGGCTGCCTGGACACCTCAGCAGCCAGGCACAGGATTGCCATAAACCCCCGGAAACAGAAAGGCTTTACGAACAAGAATCAGCAAACCCCCCAg GTGGAACAGCTGGAAAATGAAGCATGTCTTCCTGCAACtccagaaaagaagggaaattcAACAGAATTACTTGAGAGTGACGAGCATAAAAGTGATTGGGAAG GATTATCAGCCCAGGTGGGACACTGTGCAAAGGGAAGTGGTTCTAAGGAGACACCAGGTATAAAAAGTCCCACTGATGCTGCCCGTGACTCTTGTGATTCCACACTTGTGGCAGAAGACTCTTGTGCTTTGCTGCAAGAGGATGCGTGCCTTCCAGACATGGACCATCACTTTAAAGCAGCTGCACCCCTTCTGAGACCTGAGCCTTCTCCAGTGAACCTGGAGGAACACCACAGTGCAACAGTGTCGTACTGTTCAGATGAGTCTGCTGATGAATTGAAATTACATCAGCAAAGTACCAATACTGAAGTATCTGCACTTCCAAAATTGCAACAAACTGAAGGAGAAGCTGTTGTGTTTCCAGACGTACTAGCAGCTGACTTGTTTAGCAATGGTGTGGAAACAGAGGGCATAGATGTATTGGCAGATGTTGCACAAAGGTTCTCAGTAAATTCTGTGGACCCAAACATCAAAGACCAGGAAAAGGGGGATCCACTGTTTACTGGCAAAGTAGAAGCCTGCTTGGGTACTATTGAGAATCATTCCAACCATGCTGTCTCAGATACTGCACCAAGCATGTCACAGGGTGCAGTAGCCGATTCAGAGTCATCTTCTGACATCAAGACAGTGACTGTTTTGAAGCCTGAAAACAGTTCAGTAACAAGAAATGACAAAGAAACTTGTGAAATAATGGAATTTCAGTCATCCAAaggcaatgcagaaaaaaaaccagacactGCTGCATCTGTCTCGGAAGCACGTTGCATGCTACCTCCCAGTAAATTGGAAGTATGTATTAAAGCAGAAGCTGTTTCTGTTTCGAAGGGTGACCAAGGCAGTCAATGGGCCAACACAtcatacatttctgaaaaattttcCATTGGATGTCTTGCCTCTTCAAGTTTGGCTGGCTTGAAGAGTAATATCTCTTCTGATGATGACAGTAAGGAGTACCAGATAAGCAGTacagcttctcacagaaaaaCAGTGGAAGACAGTCGATCTTCagatgaaaatgtaaaaagtCCACTGAAGACTGCTTCTGCTAAACCAGTCAGATTTACTATTGCACCAGCATGGCAAAGATCTCTCTCAGGTGGTTCAAATTCAAAGGAAGATTCCTATACCAGAAGTTCCCCAACATCCCCTATAAGACCAGAGTTGTTTGAAGGAATGACAAAAGAATACACACGTTTTGATGCAGTCATCCAGGAATCAGCAAAAACCAATGCAGATAGATTTGATCGAGATTCTAAGGACAGTGATTTGCATTTGAATTCTTCTATGGAGTGGGCTGACCATGAAGTACATAATGTTGAAAACCCGTTTGGGGTCAGACTAAGGAGAACGTCTTCTTTACTAAAATACCAGAATGAAAGCCGTGCTGAGTCTCCAAAGCTGATCCCCTCAGCTGTtcacactgctgcttctgcttcagtcAAGGAGGATCAGAAATCAGTGGGCACTGGGAAGCCACCTCCAGGCCTTCCTGTCAGCACAAAatcatttgttaaaaaaacagaTCTCCTAGAAGACAAAAATCCTCCCAAGACAAGATCAGAAGAAGTGGCAAAGAAGCAGAATGGTCATAaaccttcag AAAAAGTCTCTCCACATTTGGAAACTGCTTCCTCTGAACCAGCTTGGGTCTCCATggcaaaactaaaacaaaaggGTTTCCAGGACCACCCTCTTGCCAAAGAACATAAAGTTGAAGACAAAGCTTTGACCAAAGTGGATCAAGAGGAG CAAGGGATCTGTGCTAGTGAGAACATACTGAAGAAGAATATGCCTTCCAGCTTGAGCTCTCAGGACAAGAAAATGCAAGTGAAGACCAGTGTGTCTGCTGCAGCAG